Proteins encoded in a region of the Apium graveolens cultivar Ventura unplaced genomic scaffold, ASM990537v1 ctg7321, whole genome shotgun sequence genome:
- the LOC141704023 gene encoding putative inactive nicotinamidase At3g16190 isoform X1: MDNNKWKNTALLVIDMQKDFIVKDGSMRVDGGLAIVPNVIQAVEVARRRGIFVIWVVREHDPMGRDVELFRRHLYSEGKAKPTSKDSVGSELVDGLEIKGTDYKLVKTRFSAFFGTHLHSLLQGAGIRTLVVTGVQTPNCIRQTVFDAVALDYPSVSVIVDATAAATPEIHAANIFDMKNVGVATPTLQEWSKSDD, from the exons ATGGACAACAACAAATGGAAAAACACTGCACTTCTCGTCATCGACATGCAG AAAGATTTTATAGTAAAAGATGGTTCGATGAGAGTTGATGGAGGTCTAGCTATTGTTCCTAATGTTATCCAGGCTGTTGAGGTTGCTAGACGCCGGGGCATTTTCGTAATTTGG GTTGTGCGTGAGCATGATCCAATGGGAAGAGATGTTGAACTGTTTCGCAGACACTTGTACTCTGAAGGTAAGGCGAAACCAACTTCTAAGGATAGTGTGGGCTCTGAACTGGTTGATGGGCTTGAAATTAAGGGCACTGATTACAAGTTGGTAAAGACACGTTTCAGTGCATTTTTCGGTACCCACCTTCATTCGCTTCTTCAGGGTGCTGGAATCAGAACTTTAGTTGTCACTG GTGTACAAACTCCAAACTGCATCAGACAGACTGTCTTCGATGCAGTGGCACTTGATTATCCATCTGTAAGCGTCATCGTTGATGCAACGGCAGCTGCCACGCCTGAAATACATGCCG CTAATATATTCGACATGAAGAATGTTGGAGTTGCAACGCCAACACTACAAGAGTGGTCCAAATCTGATGATTGA
- the LOC141704023 gene encoding putative inactive nicotinamidase At3g16190 isoform X2, translating to MDNNKWKNTALLVIDMQVVREHDPMGRDVELFRRHLYSEGKAKPTSKDSVGSELVDGLEIKGTDYKLVKTRFSAFFGTHLHSLLQGAGIRTLVVTGVQTPNCIRQTVFDAVALDYPSVSVIVDATAAATPEIHAANIFDMKNVGVATPTLQEWSKSDD from the exons ATGGACAACAACAAATGGAAAAACACTGCACTTCTCGTCATCGACATGCAG GTTGTGCGTGAGCATGATCCAATGGGAAGAGATGTTGAACTGTTTCGCAGACACTTGTACTCTGAAGGTAAGGCGAAACCAACTTCTAAGGATAGTGTGGGCTCTGAACTGGTTGATGGGCTTGAAATTAAGGGCACTGATTACAAGTTGGTAAAGACACGTTTCAGTGCATTTTTCGGTACCCACCTTCATTCGCTTCTTCAGGGTGCTGGAATCAGAACTTTAGTTGTCACTG GTGTACAAACTCCAAACTGCATCAGACAGACTGTCTTCGATGCAGTGGCACTTGATTATCCATCTGTAAGCGTCATCGTTGATGCAACGGCAGCTGCCACGCCTGAAATACATGCCG CTAATATATTCGACATGAAGAATGTTGGAGTTGCAACGCCAACACTACAAGAGTGGTCCAAATCTGATGATTGA